Below is a window of Pseudodesulfovibrio sp. 5S69 DNA.
CCAGGTTGTCGATCTTGGTGCCCCGGCGGATGCGGGTGGTATCCAGGGCAGCCCTGTCGATGGCCGTGTTGGAGCCGATCTCCACGTCGTCCTCGACGGCCACGGTCCCGATCTGGGGAATCTTCATGTGCCCCAACGGTGTCTGGGCGTAGCCGTAACCGTCGCCGCCGAGTACCGCGCCGGGCTGGAGAATGACATTGTCGCCCAGGGTCAGGCCCCCCATGACCACGCAGTTGGGATAGAGAATGCACCCCTTGCCGATCACGGTCCCCTCGCCCACGTAGGAGCCGGCGAAGATTACGGTGCCAGGCCCGACCACAGCCCCCTCGCCCACAAAGGCGAAGGGATAGACGGTGGCGGACTCTGCCACGTCGGCGTCCGGATGGACAAAAGCCAGCGCGTGTACGCCCGAGAGGCAGCCCTGCGGGTGCGCGAAGACGTTCACCGCCCGGGCCAGGTCCATATACACGTTCTCACTGACGAGCGCACACGGGACCTTGGCGGCATAAGAGCCGGATGTGAGGACACATCCGGCCTTGGTGGTTTCCAGCTGATGCAGATACTTGGGATTGACCAGAAACGACAGGTCGTCGGGACCGGCCTTTTCC
It encodes the following:
- the lpxD gene encoding UDP-3-O-(3-hydroxymyristoyl)glucosamine N-acyltransferase — its product is MTIKLSALAEELGLEYTGADRDIAGVNTLEKAGPDDLSFLVNPKYLHQLETTKAGCVLTSGSYAAKVPCALVSENVYMDLARAVNVFAHPQGCLSGVHALAFVHPDADVAESATVYPFAFVGEGAVVGPGTVIFAGSYVGEGTVIGKGCILYPNCVVMGGLTLGDNVILQPGAVLGGDGYGYAQTPLGHMKIPQIGTVAVEDDVEIGSNTAIDRAALDTTRIRRGTKIDNLVQIGHNVEIGEHCLIIGQTGIGGSTVVGNGVVLAGQTGVPDNVKIGDGAMIAAQSGILGDVEPGSKLAGSPAIPAKAYFKAVGVCTPKLPELFKRVKKMEKELAALKAAAGVSDE